In a single window of the Nicotiana tomentosiformis chromosome 8, ASM39032v3, whole genome shotgun sequence genome:
- the LOC104097046 gene encoding histidine decarboxylase-like yields the protein MEFEKEFDLMVVPTKGEINSPPPPRKNLSLSVVEPDEKDIKISSQELDRILTQYLETLSNRKKYHLGYPINVCYEHHAALAPLLQFYLNNCGDPFTENTIDFHSKDFEVAVLDWFAQLWEIEKDEYWGYITNGGTEGNLHGLLIGRELHPTGIIYASKDSHYSVFKAARMYRMELETINTLFNGEIDYADLRSKLLLNKNKPAIINVNIGTTFKGAIDDLDLILQILKKCGYSNNKYYIHCDAALYGLIIPFIQHAKTITFKKSVGSVSISGHKFLGCPMPCGIQMTRKSYISSLSTKIEYIASTDATISGSRNGLAPILLWYSLCMKGRTGLQQDAKMCIENARYLKGQLHKAGISAMLNEFSIIVVFERPNDHKFIRQWQLSCTRDMTHAVVMPCITRETIDNFFKDLMHEREKWYRVGTTVPPCLADDIASQNCLCCCHKMCH from the exons ATGGAATTTGAAAAG GAATTTGACTTAATGGTTGTCCCAACAAAAGGTGAAATCAACTCGCCCCCTCCACCGCGAAAGAATTTGAGTCTCAGTGTGGTAGAACCTGATGAAAAAGATATTAAAATATCTTCGCAAGAACTGGACAGAATTTTGACTCAATATTTAGAGACATTGTCCAATCGAAAAAAATATCATTTAG GTTATCCAATTAATGTATGTTACGAGCATCATGCTGCTTTAGCTCCACTTTTGCAATTCTACTTGAACAATTGTGGAGATCCCTTCACTGAGAACACTATCGATTTCCATTCAAAAGATTTTGAAGTTGCTGTTTTAGATTGGTTTGCACAACTCTGGGAAATTGAGAAGGATGAATATTGGGGATACATTACCAATGGTGGCACAGAGGGAAATCTTCATGGCCTTTTAATTGG AAGAGAGCTACATCCCACTGGGATAATATATGCATCTAAGGATTCACATTACTCAGTTTTTAAAGCAGCAAGAATGTACAGAATGGAGCTAGAAACAATCAACACTTTATTTAATGGAGAGATTGATTATGCAGATCTGAGATCAAAGTTACTTCTCAACAAGAACAAACCAGCCATCATCAATGTCAATATTG GAACTACCTTCAAAGGAGCTATTGATGATCTTGATCTGATCCTACAAATACTTAAAAAATGTGGTTATTCCAATAATAAGTATTACATCCATTGTGACGCTGCACTATATGGGCTAATTATCCCATTTATCCAACAT GCGAAAACAATTACCTTCAAGAAGTCAGTAGGCAGTGTTTCAATTTCAGGCCACAAATTCTTGGGATGTCCAATGCCTTGTGGCATTCAGATGACAAGGAAAAGTTACATTAGTAGTCTCTCAACAAAAATCGAGTATATTGCTTCCACTGATGCTACAATTTCTGGTAGTCGAAATGGCTTGGCACCAATACTCTTATGGTACAGTTTATGCATGAAAGGTCGTACCGGATTGCAACAAGATGCCAAAATGTGCATCGAAAATGCCCGATATTTGAAAGGCCAACTTCATAAAGCAGGAATTAGCGCTATGCTTAATGAGTTTAGCATTATCGTTGTCTTTGAACGACCTAATGACCATAAGTTCATTCGCCAATGGCAACTATCTTGCACAAGAGATATGACACATGCTGTGGTTATGCCATGCATCACAAGAGAAACGATAGACAATTTCTTTAAGGATTTAATGCATGAGAGGGAAAAATGGTACCGGGTTGGAACAACTGTGCCTCCTTGCCTAGCAGATGATATTGCTTCTCAAAACTGTCTTTGCTGCTGTCACAAGATGTGTCATTGA